The following are encoded together in the Malaya genurostris strain Urasoe2022 chromosome 3, Malgen_1.1, whole genome shotgun sequence genome:
- the LOC131433704 gene encoding sarcolemmal membrane-associated protein → MVIINNRDDYLSFLKAPGVRMQTPVVSNNNSTTTTLIRDTVIQQQQQQQQQQNCTLNNNNTLLNSNTANLGNSNGNGVNISNINNNNGLPGLAKAVLICRQNSHPFNNRTLLLEPHQEVKVGRSVARNRVSENNAIFDCKVLSRNHAVLWYSDGKFFIKDTGSSNGTFINNVRLSQTSTESEPYEVSSGDIVQFGVDVMENTRRETHGCIVATLKLFLPDGRETKASQSIGVGGQSTKIPPVDLYRLNQYIQEANQREQILETKLTSLQKMVEVTKQNSALGWQAMIDEDRLLSRIDMLEKKLQYFQKSITDDKLREEVLKLQDEKNQYQSSAKEALWKVHQERLDATHKLATIEKALCSSEDECSLLREQLNKTQLQLQEVTGRLDALQGQYDEKVSSSEEMLKAKESEVSSLSHEINVLQEKLSFYAFYASDEDDQQPQQEYNNSAVSDWLLKSDIKKLEGSDDIIKAICNDVEPEAHIDEQETSLEDGVMQLQKRILTLERNLSIFMEKDNKTASEYNESNDNASVTSSSTTGMTTIHSGGLTSSNDNGPVVLPMEAMVNSGEECDGNQNINSTSNNDDNIHDSQQLPPSATETNAIVTMTTTASIKEQQQLKRLSGGMKISGELNQNVLRRNLKHIKSECALLLRQICKFKEEDRKNENNIVAKVKYDEMESELRTLKQELASRPQQEELAKKQQHCESLTEDLALLRIEAEELRALNDRCHGEMDRMEKELLKQKNNENEKMSAIPAHHKQDLTTAAPVLKEDAVGKNQRIPQDDGSMEGGVHKKIEVVNIGTQTEIEEKKAVVVDLSENDASISSYFDELDDDYNEEEDDEKTETIDTTEIFIGQRLLTDTQTSINSSSSGMNYLETCNSQEINNSYTSNTSLNCNESTSTLFEVKKSHGSVTGEPNGALMDRVGDSLLESSIEHELELINHPDVQREEELIAFKEKYTHLTQENIRLNKQLQKLNDDFSQFKSKSFMKLLMYIAPVIVIVGYIMFNCES, encoded by the exons ATGGTGATTATAAATAATAGAGATGATTACTTATCCTTCCTGAAAGCGCCAGGAGTAAGAATGCAAACTCCTGTAGTAAGCAACAACAATTCCACGACGACGACTCTGATTCGTGACACGGTGatccaacagcaacaacaacaacagcagcagcagaactGCACACTAAATAACAATAACACGTTGCTGAACAGTAATACCGCGAACCTAGGCAACAGCAACGGCAACGGTGTGAATATTTCGAACATTAATAACAACAACGGACTGCCAGGACTGGCGAAGGCGGTACTCATCTGTCGGCAAAATTCACACCCGTTTAAT AATCGAACACTCTTACTTGAGCCACATCAGGAGGTAAAGGTCGGTCGATCAGTAGCTAGGAATCGGGTGTCTGAGAATAATGCAATTTTCGATTGCAAAGTGTTATCACGAAACCACGCCGTACTGTGGTACAGTGATGGCAAGTTCTTCATCAAG GACACCGGAAGCAGTAATGGCACCTTCATCAATAATGTCCGTCTCAGTCAAACAAGTACCGAATCGGAACCGTATGAGGTCAGCTCAGGAGACATTGTGCAGTTTGGTGTCGACGTTATGGAGAATACGCGTCGTGAAACGCATGGCTGTATAGTAGCAACACTGAAACTGTTTCTTCCGGATGGCCGGGAAACTAAGGCAAGCCAATCGATCGGCGTTGGTGGCCAGAGTACGAAAATACCTCCGGTAGATCTGTATCGACTTAACCAATACATTCAGGAAGCGAATCAGCGTGAGCAGATTCTAGAAACGAAGCTGACCAGCCTGCAGAAAATGGTTGAGGTGACAAA ACAAAACTCCGCTCTCGGGTGGCAAGCAATGATCGACGAAGATAGGCTACTCAGTCGAATCGATATGCTGGAGAAAAAATTGCAATACTTCCAGAAAAGCATAACTGACGATAAACTGCGGGAGGAAGTGCTAAAGTTGCAGGACGAGAAAAATCAGTATCAAAGTTCGGCTAAGGAAGCGCTCTGGAAAGTGCATCAGGAACGACTAGATGCCACTCATAAGCTGGCAACGATTGAGAAGGCCTTGTGTAGCAGTGAGGACGAATGTTCGCTTCTGCGGGAACAATTGAACAAGACACAGCTGCAGTTGCAG GAAGTAACGGGCAGATTGGATGCATTGCAGGGCCAGTACGATGAGAAAGTTTCTTCTAGTGAGGAGATGCTCAAAGCGAAAGAATCGGAAGTATCTAGTTTGAGTCACGAAATTAACGTGTTGCAGGAGAAACTCAGCTTTTATGCG TTTTACGCGTCTGATGAGGAtgatcaacaaccacaacaggAGTACAATAATTCAGCTGTCTCTGATTGGCTGCTAAAATCTGATATTAAGAAACTCGAAGGATCTGATGATATTATTAAGGCCATTTGTAATGATGTT GAACCCGAGGCTCACATCGATGAGCAGGAAACTAGTCTAGAAGATGGTGTAATGCAACTACAAAAACGAATTCTTACGCTAGAAAGAAATCTCTCTATCTTTATGGAAAAGGATAATAAAACAGCGAGTG AATATAATGAGTCAAACGACAATGCGAGTGTTACATCATCATCGACAACAGGTATGACGACTATCCATTCTGGGGGTTTAACGAGCTCAAATGATAATGGACCAGTGGTTTTACCAATGGAAGCAATGGTCAACAGCGGCGAGGAGTGCGACGGCAATCAGAATATAAACAGCACTAGCAACAACGACGACAACATACACGACTCACAGCAACTGCCACCGTCCGCAACCGAAACTAATGCAATCGTGACGATGACCACCACAGCATCGATAAAGGAGCAACAGCAATTGAAACGCCTCTCCGGAGGAATGAAGATATCAGGCGAATTGAATCAAAATGTACTTCGAAGAAATCTCAAACACATCAAAAGCGAATGTGCATTGCTATTACGGCAAATTTGTAAATTCAAGGAAGAGgataggaaaaatgaaaataacataGTGGCCAAAGTTAAATACGATGAAATGGAAAGCGAG CTTCGGACACTTAAGCAAGAACTGGCTTCTCGTCCACAGCAGGAAGAATTGGCAAAGAAGCAACAGCACTGCGAGAGCCTTACGGAGGATTTAGCTTTACTGCGGATTGAAGCGGAAGAGCTTAGGGCTTTGAATGATCGTTGTCATGGCGAAATGGACCGTATGGAGAAGGAACTGCTGaaacagaaaaataatgaaaatgaaaaaatgagtGCAATTCCTGCGCATCATAAGCAGGATTTAACAACGGCAGCACCAGTTCTGAAAGAAGACGCCGTGGGGAAAAATCAAAGAATTCCACAGGATGACGGGTCCATGGAGGGAGGAGTCCACAAGAAAATTGAAGTCGTTAATATTGGAACGCAAACCGAAATAGAAGAGAAAAAGGCTGTTGTTGTTGACTTGAGCGAAAACGATGCGTCGATAAGCTCATATTTCGATGAGTTGGATGATGATTATAATGAGGAAGAAGACGACGAAAAAACCGAAACGATAGATACAACAGAGATATTTATTGGTCAAAGACTGCTAACTGACACTCAGACTAGCATAAACAGCAGCAGTTCAGGAATGAATTATCTTGAAACCTGCAATAGCCAGGAAATCAACAATTCTTACACTAGCAATACAAGCTTAAATTGCAATGAATCGACAAGTACGCTATTCGAAGTTAAAAAATCCCATGGCAGTGTGACTGGTGAACCAAACGGAGCATTAATGGATCGGGTGGGAGACTCATTGTTGGAAAGTAGCATTGAGCACGAGCTGGAACTCATTAACCATCCGGATGTACAGCGAGAGGAAGAACTAATTGCATTCAAAGAGAAGTATACTCATCTCACCCAGGAGAATATTCGGCTGAACAAGcagttgcaaaaactgaacgacGATTTCAGCCAATTCAAAAGCAAATCGTTCATGAAGCTTCTAATGTACATAGCACCCGTCATTGTTATCGTTGGTTATATAATGTTTAATTGTGAATCGTAA